CCACATGAGCAATGCACTCGGCAGCGGCCTGCCGAGCCAAACGGGTGCCCTCGCAGATTTTTGGGTAGGCCTCCGCGGAAATGCCACCATCGCATGGGGCAGCGGCGATACGGTTCTCGGCTCACTGCCCGTCGCCGCCAAGACCGGCACGATCTCCGCGGTCTTCACCGTGCCTGATTTCAACCAAGGCAGCACGGTCGGCTTCGAGGTCTTCTACAATGGTACAACCCAAGGGACCGGCAGCTTCCTGTGGACCGACAACAACGCGAATTACATCGCGATGGATGGCCGGGATAACACTTTCCTCAACCTCGACAACCTCGTTGTCGCCACCGTGCCGGAACCGTCCGCTCTGGCACTCGGCCTCTTCGGACTGGGTGCACTGCTGCGTCGCCGCCGGGCCTGATTCCTTTCCAGGACACATATGAAACGGCGTCGGGTCGTCTTCCATGGCGGCCCGGCGCTTTTTGTTCGCACCGTTCCTTGATTCACCAAGATGCGCCTACCTTTGCTTGCGCTCCTGGCCGGCATGCTTCCCTGCCACTCCCAGGACATCATTTTCAGCGACACCTTCGATCGCCCCGACAACCGGAACATCGATGCCGTCTTGACCGGCATCACTAACAACACCGGCACTGCCCTGCCCGAGGACGGCGTCTACAGCCAGCCATGGCTGGACCCGGCCAGCCGTCCCCCCACCTATGGAGCACCGGATGCGGATCCGGCCAATGGCGGCGGTAGCCAGATCCTCTCGAACGTCTTCCGGGTGAAAGTGGGCACGGGCACCGCAAATGCCTTCGTGAACCACAACTTCACCAATGCCCCGATCCTCAACGCGGGAGGCTTCTCGGTGAGCATGGATGTCACCGGCTACAATCAGGCGACCGCCGGCCAAGGCGGCGCTTTTGGCATCGGGATGACGGCGGCAGAGGCCGCGTCGATGGGAGACGCGATGGGAAATGGCACAGCCCAGCCGCATCTCAGCAATGCTTTCGGCACCAGCACCAATGCCGTGGCGGACTTCTGGTATGCAATCCGTGGCAACAACACGGTGACATGGGGTAGCGGCGACACGGTGCTCGGCACGGCCACGGTGGCGGCGAAGACAGGCAAGCTCACCGCGAACTTCTCCGTGCAGGATTTCAATGCCGGCAGCGTCGTCGGCTTCCAAGTCCTCTACGGCACCACGGTAGTCGGATCCGGCACCTTCACCTGGACCGATACCAATGCGAACTACATCGCGATGGACGGCCGGGACAACACCTTCGTCAGCATCGACAACTTCTCGGTGTCCACCTTCACGCCGGTGCCTTCGGTGACTTTCTCGGCGGACCCGAAATTCGTGCCGGCGAACAACACCGCGCTCCCCGTCAACCTGAGCTGGACCACCACCGGCATGCCTGCGGGCGCGACCTTCCAAATCACGGCGGACAAGTCAGTCAGCTTTCCGAACGGCGGCAACAGCGGGGCCGCGGCGAATGGCACCGGCACGATCACCACCACCGTCGATGGTAGCTTGGGAGACACCACCTTCACCTACGCGGTGTCGAATAGCAGTGCCCAGATCATCGCGAGCGGCACTGCAACCATCAAGCAAGTGGCAGCGAACCGCCCCAATGTCATCGTGATCCTCGCGGACGACATGGGCTGGTCCGACCTCGGCTGCTACGGCAGCGAGATTCCCACGCCGAACCTCGATGCATTAGCCGCAAATGGCGCACGCTTCCGCCAGTTCTACAACAGCGCCCGCTGCAGCCCGACCCGCGTGTCCCTGCTGACCGGCCTCTATCCGCAGCAAGGCGCGGTGAATCCCGCCGCCGCCCTGCCGGACCTGCGGAACGACAACAACGTGACCTTCGCTGAACTTCTCGGTTCCTATGGTTATCGTACTTACATGGCGGGCAAATGGCACCTCGGAAACGGCGCGCTGCTCGCGGAGAACCGCGGCTTCCAGCACGTGTGGCGGATGGGCAACGGCCAGGCCAACAACACCGACCAATGGAACCAATCGGCCTACACGCTCGTCTCCCGGAACAATGAGATTCCCTTCCGCGACTATGCCGGCACGGGTGGGACCTTCTACCAGACGGATGCCATCGGCGACTACGCGGTCGACTACATCAATCACAACCTGAACAAGGCGGATGGCGCGCCCTTCGCGATGTATCTCGCTTTCGGTGCACCGCATTTCCCGATCCAGGCCCCGGCAGCGCTGGCTGACACCTTCACCTCGACCTATGCCCAAGGCTGGGACGTGATCCGCCAGGCACGCTACAACCGCCAGCTGGCGAATGGCGTGATCGATAGCCGCTATCCCTTCCCGGGACTTGGCGGCACCGGCCCCCACCAGGCAGAGCCGATCGTGCCCCTTCCAGCATGGAACACGCTGCCTGCCGATCGCCAGGCGGACCTCACGCGCCGCATGTCACTCTATGCCGCGATGATCAAGAAGCTGGACGATAACGTCGGCAAGGTGGTCACGCGCCTCCAGCAGACGGGCCAGCTGGACAATACGCTGATCTTCTTCATGTCCGACAATGGTGGCAACCATGAGGGCGGGATCTTCGGCAATACCACGGGTGCCCCGCTGACCGGCGCCGCGCTGGCAAACATGGGCCAAGCGGGTCAAGGCGACATGATCCACTACGGCGGCGGACTCGCCCATGTCAGCAACACCCCGCTGAAGCTCTTCAAGCACTTCACGCATGAAGGCGGCATCCGCGCGCCCTTCATCGTCCACTGGCCCGCAGGTTTCAGCGGGAAGAACTTCTGGGTGGAAACGCCGGGTCATCTGGTCGATGTGGTGGCCACCATCAACGCCGTCACCGGCACGCCACAGCCAAGCAGCTTCAATGGTCATCCGGTGCTGCCGCTGGAAGGCATCAACCTGAAGCCCCTGCTGGACCAACAGGCGGTGGCCGAACGCCCGATCTTCGTGGAACACGAAGCAAACCGCATGATCCGCAAGGGCAAGTGGAAGCTGGTGACCGAGAACTTCAGGGCCTTCGATGGGGAATTCCCCGCCCATCAAAAGCTGCTCTACGACATGGATGCGGACCCGGGCGAAAGCAATGACCTGGCCGCGCAGAACCCGGCAAAGGTCGTGGAGCTCGTGGACGAATGGAATGCCTGGAGCACCCGCGTCGGCCTTCCTCCCGAGAGGCTCATCACTCCGCCTCCCTCAAACCTCACGCCGGCTCCAACCACCGCGGACTTGTTTCTTGATACCTTCAACCGCGCGGCAGCAGTGGACATCGATGCCTCGAATAGCGGCATGAGCGGCAGCCGCGTGCCTCCGCTCGGCAGCGGCACCACCTGGTTCGAAGGCTGGGAAGGCAGCGGCACGACGGACTCGATCCAGATCACCGACAATATCCTGCAAATGGCGACCGGTGCAGGCATGAGCGAAAGCGGCGTGAACCACAACTTCACTGGCCAGGACATCGTGGATGCCGGCGGTTTCTCGGTGTCGCTGCGCGTTCTCTCGCTCAACAGCGATGCCACCGACACCGCAAACCGCTACGCGGGCTTCGGCGTCGGCCTGAACGCGGCCCAAGCTGCAGCGGGAAATGACATCGGCACCGCCAATCCGCCGCCGATCCGTGGCAATGGCACGGTGATCGGCACCGCGGATTGCTTCCTGGAGCTGGATCTCAATGGCAACGTGAAGATGTGGGCCGATGGCGCGGTGGTGGCCACGGTGCCGGTGGGCAAGACCAAGGGCACGCTGACCGCATCCTTCGCCTGCAGCAGCTTCGCGGCTGGAGCTCCGGTGACGGTCTCCGCCTATTTCGATGGGGAGCAGCTCGATCTGGATCCAAGTTCTGCCGCGGCGACGCGGAACTTCGCCTGGGATGAGGCGAATGCGAACTATCTGGCGCTGAGCGCCCGGGCGACGGGCTTCGCACAGATGGATAACTTCGCGGTGCGCAAGCTACCCTTGGCCGCTTCGCTCGGCCTGGAGTATCTGCTGAACTCCGGCCTCGATGGAGGGGAGAGCTCCCTGCTCGCCGATCCGGATGGCGATGGAATGGACAACTTCGGCGAGTGGGCCTTCGGTACGCACCCGGACCGGTCGGACGCCTTCGTGGCGGCGACCTCCTTGGTGCTGATGCAGCCCTCCGTTGGCACCTTCCGCTTCGCGCACCGCCGGCTCAGCAGCTTCGCTGCGGCCGGCTTGAACTACCGCTACATGGTCAGCACGAACTTGAGCACTTGGCATGAGGCGGCAGCCACCGAGGAGTCCACCTCGGCACTGGCGGGCAGCCCGGGTTACGAAAGCGCCACGCTCACGCTCTCTCCGGGAGAGCTCGCCGGACAAGACCGGCTCTTCTTGAAAATCGAGGCTCTGCCTTGAGTAACCACTCTTGGGAAACCCCGCGGGCATGAGGATAGCCCCCGGTGGTGTGATTCCATGGCCGCTGTCATGAGCAGTAACGCGGCGGCCATGGAACCCCACCTGAGGCCGTCAGAGACGGGAGGAATCTTCAGAGGTCCCCTCACCCCCTTGGCCGGAGGAGCCGTAGGGAAGTGCGATGAGACCGGGCAAAAAACCGAAAACGGCGGTCGCGGGCCAGATGACCCACTGGATTACCGGCGGGAGGAGCGGCGCCGGGACTTCGAAGGCGGAACCCGCATTGGCGGCCCCATCCTCGACCCGGCGGGAGGAGTCCGCCGGGTCGGGACGAGAGGGCCCGGAATGTTGGAACCACTTCATTGGGGGGGGCGATCTTGGAACTGTCCACGACGCCACAACCCGCCACAGGGAGGGTTCACCGCCACGGGGAAGATGGCGGAGAGGAGTTGGGCGGAAGCGGCTTTCATCGCGTCAGTCGGGTTGGGAGGGTTGAAACCCAGATCGACACGGATCATCGAAAGTAAAACTACGTAGCGCCATCGGGAGCATTCCCTTTTTGGGATGGGAGAATTTCCTACTACCCGGGGCTGGCGGAGAGCCGCGCGGTCGTGTTAGACGCTGCCGCGTGAGTAAAACTCCGTATCTTGCCCTCCTCCTCGCGATATCTGCCAGCCCTAGCCACGGCTTGGGCATCGAGTTCACGTATCACGATCCGGAAGTCTTGGCGAGAGGCAACGCAGGAGTGGCCTCCAATACCAATGCCTCTGCGGTTTACTACAATCCGGCACTGTTGGGAGCCGGGCAAGGCTCCGACCTGCTGGTCACCGGATACGTGCTGGACTACAAGGTGGAGCATACCGGGCCCGGCGGCCACACGGACCTCAAGGATGGCCCGGCGGTGGCAGCAAGCGCCTTCGCCTCCACGCCGCTGTGGGACGGGGCATCCCTCGGCCTGGGCTTTTACTCACCCTTCGGCCAGAAGAACGAGTGGCCGGAGAATTCGCCGCTGCGCGCCTTCGCGACCGATACCGAGCTGCTTTTCATGGCGGGCACGGCGGCCCTCGGCTTCGAAGTCACCCCGAGCTTCCGCTTCGGGATCTCACTGAGCGCCACCACCAGCAGCGCGGACATCAACCGCGGCATCGTGGTGCCGGGAGACACCTTCTCGATCGAAGGCGAAGGCGATGGCTGGGGTGCCGGCGCGGGCTTCGCTTGGGAACCGATCGAAGGACACACGCTGGGCGGCACGGTCCGCTACTGGTCGCCGGTCACCTATAAGGGCCATAGCACCACGGTGCTCCTCTTCCCCACCTCCGACACGGCGGTGGCGCCGGCGGAAGCCGAGCTGGAATTCCCGGTCGAGGCCACGCTTGGCTACGCCTTCAAGCCGAATGACAAGTGGCTCTTCGAATTCGATGTGACCTATACCGAGTGGTCCTCCTTCGATGAATTCGCGGTGCAGAGCCCGGGCGGAACGCTGGTCGAGCCGCTGCTGTGGGAAGACAGCTTCACCATCGGCACCGGTGTCACCCGCAAGTGGGACTCCGGCTGGTGGCTCGGCGCGGGCTACTGGTTCGCCGAGAAGACAACTCCCGATGTGACTTTCAATCCCCGGCTGCCCGACGTGGACCTTCACGTGGGAAGCATCGGCACCGGCTATCGCACGGAATGCTGGGCTGCCGAATTCACCTATCAATACGGCTACGGCAAACCGCGGCAAATCAGCGGCGGAGCTCCCCTTCCTCCCACGGGGGTCACGGCCAATGGCAAGCTGAACTACCGTGCCCACGGCTTCTCGGCCGGGGTGCGCTGGTTCTGGTAAGCGAACCCCAACAACTCTTTCCTCCGCCATGAATGATCCTTTCGATCATTGGATGCCTTTTCGTCGCCGCGACGAGAACTGGAGCGGCTCGCAAGTGAGCGACCGCATCCGCCGCGATGTCATCCAGCCACTCGAGTCGCTGGTGGCTCGCGTTTCACATCCCCGCTTCGATATCCCCGAGCCATCGCGGAATTCCCTCGAAACGGTGCTCGCGGTGGTGAGCGAGACCTTCGCGGCCACCGATCACGCCGGGGCGGTGGAGACGCTCGATCAAGCATGGCATGGCTGGGAAGTGAAGCTGCAAGCCTTCGCCCGCGATGGCGGGGAGGTGGCCATGAAGCGCATCGGCAAGGTCGCCGACATCGGCCAGGAGGCGGCGCGCCAACTTTACCTGGCAGTCCGCGAGGCCATCGGCAATGCGATGCGCCATGCCGCAGCCTCCCGGATCGAGGTGGTGATGGTACCACTGCAGCAAGGCTGTGCGGTGACCGTGGCGGACAATGGCCGCGGCATCTCGCCTACGAAGTCAGGCGGGATCGGCATGTCCACCATGCGCCGCCGGATGGGCCGCTGTGGGGGCGAGGTGATCGTGCATCCGATCGAGGGCACCGTGATCGAATTCCGCCTGCCATGCCCGCGCCGCTCCTTGTGGGAGTGGCTACTGCAAAGCAGAAGGCTCGAGCGCGCCGTAGATCCGGCGCATGCGGGCGAGATGAAGACACGCTGGCAGGAACGCGTGGATCGCTTCGGCAGCCTTGAGTCGGTCTTCGCCGAGTGGCCGCTGGCGGCTTCCTGGATCGAGTCCCGCCTGCCCGCCGAGCGCCGCGCGCCGGATGACCTGCAGCGGATGGTCTTCTGGCTCACGCAGGAGTTGATGCACATCGGCGTGCCCTATGAGATCGAGGCAGAGGAAGATGCGGACCGCGTGCGCTGCCGCATTTCATGGCAGGGCGAAGTGGATCCCCTGCATTGGCTGGAGCTCGGCCTGGTGATTTCGCTTTCCCGGCCTGTAACCTTGCGGCTGACGGGCTCGTCGGGCTTGGAGTTGCTGGTGGCACGCAGGGCCGATCAACTTTCCGCAACGGGCGTGGCGGGATCTTTCGCCTCACTGGTGCACAATACCTGGTCCGGCGGCCTTCCCGCTGCACGGGACGATCTTTCCTCCTACCTGCACGATGTCTTGGCACAGGAACTCGTGGCGGAATCGATGCGCTGGGAGATCGCTCGCGAGGAGTACCCTCCCGGGGACATGAGATCGCGCTTCGATCAATGCCAGCACGAGCTCAGGCGCATCGCGGTTCTGGCGCGAGGCCTGTCTCATGAAATATCGGACCATTGAGCGATAGCCCGACCAAGTTCCAGGGACCTGGCCGGAGCCATCAAATGTACTGCTGCCCTTCGATGATCGCCATCGAGGGGCTGCCCTTCGTCAGGGCATTCACGGCAAGCATCGCCGACGTCGTGGCGGACTCCACGCAACCGATATCGATCGAGTTCCGGCACCAGTCTCCCGCGAAGAAGAGATTGTTGAAGCCGCTCTCCCATGGGAAGAGGCGGTGAGGCGTGCCGGTATTCGTCGAAAGGACGTAGCGCTCGGACGGATCGATATTGATCCGGAAGTACTGCCAATCGAAGCGTTCCTCATCCGTGGCATTCGGATCCGGATGGTAGAGCGCTTTCGGATCGAGGCATTCGGTGCCCGGCAAACAAATGCCCGGCCACAAGGCGGAATGCGAGGCGAGCCACTGGCGGCAGACTTCCTTCACGCGGGCTTTTTCGCGTGCCGGATAGCCCGGATCGGTGCCCGGCGCCGGTTCGTTCGGGTCATCCGGTTCGGGACCGCAGAGGTAGATGAGATGCTTTGCCTGGTTGGTGCATTCCGTCCGGAGGATCGGGGTGGCTTCGACCACGATGTTGAAAGGATCCGGCGCAGATCCCGCCAAGGCATACTCGCAGAAATATTCATTCGGGTCCCAGCGCAAGCCATCAGGCCCGTCACCGCCCCCGGCAAACCAGAACTGGCAGGCGATGGTGCGGATCGACTCGCTGGTATCCACCATCATCTTGTAGCGCGGGCTCTCTTCCAGCAACTCGCCCGCAATCCGCGGGTGAGCCTGCGGAGGAATCGCGAGGATCACGTGGTCGAAGGTGTCTTTCGCACCGGGCTCGGCACTGGCGGCATCCCGGAGCACCACCGTCTCGACCCGATGCTGGCTCCAATCCGATTCCATTCCGGGATCGCCATGCGGAGGAAGGCTGTCGGCCTGCAATTGATCCTCCATCGGTTGATCCGGCCAGACAGGCCAGACGACCTTACCCTTCTCCGGATGGTCGGCGATGATTTCCTTGAGCGGATAGTATTCGCTCAGCTCGGGCTTCAACCTTGCCTGGCGGTTGAACTCGATGCGGGCCACGCGATTTCCATCCGCATCGGGCACAAGCTTCTCCACCTTGTGGAAGAACTCGAAGCTGACCCCCTGGTCTTTCAGGACGCGATAGAGCGGAATGAACACGCACTCACCCATGCCCAGGGTCATCCGGTAAACGTAGGCTCCCTTGTAGCCGAAGAAGATCCGGAAGAATCCGCGCAAGGCGGCCCCTGCGGCGAAGTTCGCATTCGTCGTGTCATGCGTCTTGCCCCCGGAGAAGGCAAAGGGCGTGTCGTAGTAACCGCGCAAGTACGGCGAATATCGGAGATCGTGGTAGATCGCGCCGTGGCTCTTGAGCCACTGGAGGAACTCCATGTTGTCGAGATCCTTGAACGTCTTGTCCCGCACCAGCACGTCCACCAGCGCGCCCCGCAGGCAGGTGCGGTAAAGGTCGGCCAGGCAGATCTCGCGAAGATCATCTTCGGAAAGATCGTCGCGCTCCGACATCTTGCGCAGCCGGCGTCCTGCCCAATCGAGCGCCCATTTCAACAGGCGTCCGACAATCAACTCCCCGTACCAGAGTTGCTCGCTGCCGGCCAGATTCACCAGATACTCGGAGAG
This portion of the Luteolibacter luteus genome encodes:
- a CDS encoding sensor histidine kinase — its product is MNDPFDHWMPFRRRDENWSGSQVSDRIRRDVIQPLESLVARVSHPRFDIPEPSRNSLETVLAVVSETFAATDHAGAVETLDQAWHGWEVKLQAFARDGGEVAMKRIGKVADIGQEAARQLYLAVREAIGNAMRHAAASRIEVVMVPLQQGCAVTVADNGRGISPTKSGGIGMSTMRRRMGRCGGEVIVHPIEGTVIEFRLPCPRRSLWEWLLQSRRLERAVDPAHAGEMKTRWQERVDRFGSLESVFAEWPLAASWIESRLPAERRAPDDLQRMVFWLTQELMHIGVPYEIEAEEDADRVRCRISWQGEVDPLHWLELGLVISLSRPVTLRLTGSSGLELLVARRADQLSATGVAGSFASLVHNTWSGGLPAARDDLSSYLHDVLAQELVAESMRWEIAREEYPPGDMRSRFDQCQHELRRIAVLARGLSHEISDH
- a CDS encoding arylsulfatase; protein product: MRLPLLALLAGMLPCHSQDIIFSDTFDRPDNRNIDAVLTGITNNTGTALPEDGVYSQPWLDPASRPPTYGAPDADPANGGGSQILSNVFRVKVGTGTANAFVNHNFTNAPILNAGGFSVSMDVTGYNQATAGQGGAFGIGMTAAEAASMGDAMGNGTAQPHLSNAFGTSTNAVADFWYAIRGNNTVTWGSGDTVLGTATVAAKTGKLTANFSVQDFNAGSVVGFQVLYGTTVVGSGTFTWTDTNANYIAMDGRDNTFVSIDNFSVSTFTPVPSVTFSADPKFVPANNTALPVNLSWTTTGMPAGATFQITADKSVSFPNGGNSGAAANGTGTITTTVDGSLGDTTFTYAVSNSSAQIIASGTATIKQVAANRPNVIVILADDMGWSDLGCYGSEIPTPNLDALAANGARFRQFYNSARCSPTRVSLLTGLYPQQGAVNPAAALPDLRNDNNVTFAELLGSYGYRTYMAGKWHLGNGALLAENRGFQHVWRMGNGQANNTDQWNQSAYTLVSRNNEIPFRDYAGTGGTFYQTDAIGDYAVDYINHNLNKADGAPFAMYLAFGAPHFPIQAPAALADTFTSTYAQGWDVIRQARYNRQLANGVIDSRYPFPGLGGTGPHQAEPIVPLPAWNTLPADRQADLTRRMSLYAAMIKKLDDNVGKVVTRLQQTGQLDNTLIFFMSDNGGNHEGGIFGNTTGAPLTGAALANMGQAGQGDMIHYGGGLAHVSNTPLKLFKHFTHEGGIRAPFIVHWPAGFSGKNFWVETPGHLVDVVATINAVTGTPQPSSFNGHPVLPLEGINLKPLLDQQAVAERPIFVEHEANRMIRKGKWKLVTENFRAFDGEFPAHQKLLYDMDADPGESNDLAAQNPAKVVELVDEWNAWSTRVGLPPERLITPPPSNLTPAPTTADLFLDTFNRAAAVDIDASNSGMSGSRVPPLGSGTTWFEGWEGSGTTDSIQITDNILQMATGAGMSESGVNHNFTGQDIVDAGGFSVSLRVLSLNSDATDTANRYAGFGVGLNAAQAAAGNDIGTANPPPIRGNGTVIGTADCFLELDLNGNVKMWADGAVVATVPVGKTKGTLTASFACSSFAAGAPVTVSAYFDGEQLDLDPSSAAATRNFAWDEANANYLALSARATGFAQMDNFAVRKLPLAASLGLEYLLNSGLDGGESSLLADPDGDGMDNFGEWAFGTHPDRSDAFVAATSLVLMQPSVGTFRFAHRRLSSFAAAGLNYRYMVSTNLSTWHEAAATEESTSALAGSPGYESATLTLSPGELAGQDRLFLKIEALP
- a CDS encoding OmpP1/FadL family transporter, giving the protein MSKTPYLALLLAISASPSHGLGIEFTYHDPEVLARGNAGVASNTNASAVYYNPALLGAGQGSDLLVTGYVLDYKVEHTGPGGHTDLKDGPAVAASAFASTPLWDGASLGLGFYSPFGQKNEWPENSPLRAFATDTELLFMAGTAALGFEVTPSFRFGISLSATTSSADINRGIVVPGDTFSIEGEGDGWGAGAGFAWEPIEGHTLGGTVRYWSPVTYKGHSTTVLLFPTSDTAVAPAEAELEFPVEATLGYAFKPNDKWLFEFDVTYTEWSSFDEFAVQSPGGTLVEPLLWEDSFTIGTGVTRKWDSGWWLGAGYWFAEKTTPDVTFNPRLPDVDLHVGSIGTGYRTECWAAEFTYQYGYGKPRQISGGAPLPPTGVTANGKLNYRAHGFSAGVRWFW
- a CDS encoding FAD-dependent oxidoreductase; amino-acid sequence: MSDPREHVAILGGGVGGCMAAYWLTSTPELRAKYRVTLYQTGWRLGGKGASSRSGETCRSEEHGPHVWFGFYENAFKTLRAALDRHKELGYSVGDCIEWDQFFSAAREGVFYHQDKKGDWHPWRMELEEYPGSPGDGTPALDVRGSLWRMADQLADNVRVTGAVGSRVLKVIRWASKFLERPVIPWKPGTCPVGVNPGDPSGRGEELSEYLVNLAGSEQLWYGELIVGRLLKWALDWAGRRLRKMSERDDLSEDDLREICLADLYRTCLRGALVDVLVRDKTFKDLDNMEFLQWLKSHGAIYHDLRYSPYLRGYYDTPFAFSGGKTHDTTNANFAAGAALRGFFRIFFGYKGAYVYRMTLGMGECVFIPLYRVLKDQGVSFEFFHKVEKLVPDADGNRVARIEFNRQARLKPELSEYYPLKEIIADHPEKGKVVWPVWPDQPMEDQLQADSLPPHGDPGMESDWSQHRVETVVLRDAASAEPGAKDTFDHVILAIPPQAHPRIAGELLEESPRYKMMVDTSESIRTIACQFWFAGGGDGPDGLRWDPNEYFCEYALAGSAPDPFNIVVEATPILRTECTNQAKHLIYLCGPEPDDPNEPAPGTDPGYPAREKARVKEVCRQWLASHSALWPGICLPGTECLDPKALYHPDPNATDEERFDWQYFRINIDPSERYVLSTNTGTPHRLFPWESGFNNLFFAGDWCRNSIDIGCVESATTSAMLAVNALTKGSPSMAIIEGQQYI